The following proteins come from a genomic window of Andrena cerasifolii isolate SP2316 chromosome 6, iyAndCera1_principal, whole genome shotgun sequence:
- the LOC143370374 gene encoding junctophilin-1-like encodes MQQQPQSGQQSGAPNGVAGGAQLPQTGGISSVQPGATGTATAASNRAQVNGGRFDFDDGGTYCGGWEDGKAHGHGVCTGPKGQGAYSGSWHYGFEVSGVYTWPR; translated from the coding sequence ATGCAGCAACAGCCACAGTCTGGCCAACAGTCCGGGGCACCGAACGGGGTGGCAGGTGGTGCCCAATTGCCTCAAACAGGTGGCATAAGCTCCGTCCAACCTGGAGCGACAGGTACCGCCACGGCGGCGTCTAATCGTGCCCAGGTTAACGGCGGCAGATTCGATTTCGACGATGGCGGCACCTACTGCGGCGGTTGGGAGGATGGAAAGGCTCATGGACACGGCGTCTGCACCGGGCCCAAGGGCCAAGGTGCCTACTCCGGTAGCTGGCACTATGGGTTCGAGGTCTCCGGTGTCTACACCTGGCCTAGGTGA